From the genome of Pseudomonas helvetica:
ACGACGCCGGTGTTCGTGCGTTTTTCTGCGGTGGTGCACGGCAACCATTCCCCGGAAACCTTGCGCGATCCACGAGGCTTTGCCACCAAGTTCTATACCGCAGACGGCAACTGGGACCTGGTCGGCAATAACTTCCCGACCTTTTTCATCCGTGATGCGATCAAATTCCCGGACATGGTCCACGCCTTCAAGCCAGACCCGCGCACCAACCTGGATGATGACTCGCGCCGGTTCGACTTCTTTTCCCATGTCCCGGAAGCCACTCGGACGTTGACCGAGTTGTATTCCAACTCCGGCACACCGGCGAGTTACCGGGAAATGGACGGTAATGGAGTTCACGCCTATAAATTGGTCAATACCAAAGGCGAAGTCAGCTATGTGAAGTTTCACTGGAAGAGTTTGCAGGGGATTAATAACCTTGACCCACAAGCGGTTACCAAGGTTCAGGGGCAAGACTACAGTCATATGACCAATGACTTGGTGGCTCATATCAATAAAGGCGACTTTCCAAAGTGGGACTTGTACATTCAGGTTCTAAAACCACAAGACTTGTATAAGTTTGACTTCGATCCTTTGGATGCTACCAAGATCTGGCCGGGTATCCCTGAGCGAAAAGTTGGACAAATGGTGCTCAATCGTAATCCTGCGAATGTCTTTCAGGAAACCGAACAAGTTGCCATGGCACCGGCCAATCTAGTGCCGGGAATTGAACCTTCGGAAGATCGTTTGTTGCAAGGTCGAGTGTTCTCTTATGCCGATACGCAACTGTATCGCCTGGGCGCCAATGCGTTGCAGTTACCGATCAATGCACCAAAAGTAACGGTGAACAACGGTAACCAGGACGGAGCGATGAACACAGGTCGCAGCAGCGGGGGTGTGAACTATCAGCCGAGTCGTCTGGAGTCACGTGAGGAGCCTCAAGCGGCACGCTACAGCCAGTCGACGCTGTCGGGTACGACCCAGCAGGCGAAGATCCAGCGCGAGCAAAACTTCAAGCAGGCCGGCGATCTGTATCGTTCGTTCAGCAAGAAGGAGCGCAGCGACCTGATCGAAAGTTTTGGTGGCTCGCTGGCCACCACGGATGACGAAAGCAAGCACATCATCCTGTCCTTCCTCTATAAGGCTGACCCGGAATACGGCACCGGCGTGACCAAGGTCGCCAAGGGAGATCTGAGTCGCGTCAAGGCGCTCGCGGACAAACTGGTCGACTGATCGTCATTGCCTCAACCGGCTCTCGCACGACTCAGTGCCGTGCGAGAGCCCAGGAGCTATGCCATGCGAATATATCTTTGCCTGTTTCTGGCCAGCCTGGCGAGCAGCGTTTATGCAGAACCGGGTGCCGACCTGACCAAGGACCCGGTAGCGCTCAAGGCGCAATTGCAGGATTACTACTTTGACGCCGCTCGTCGCGGCGATGTGCCGATGCTCGAGACGTTCATCGAGGCGGGTTATTCCCTCGAGACTCGCGACAGCAAGGGTTACACCGCTTTGATCCTGGCGGCTTACCATGGTCAGTCTGCGGCGGTAGAGCGCTTGCTCGGCGCCGGGGCCAATGCCTGTGCCCAGGACCTGCGTGGCAATACGGCGCTGATGGGGGCGATCTTCAAGGGCGAAGTGCAAATAGCCCGGCGACTGTTGGCGACCGATTGCAGCCCGGAGCAACGTAATGGCGCAGGCCAGACGGCGGCGATGTATGCGGGCCTGTTCAAACGGGTCGAGTTGCTCGACGCGTTGGCTGCCAAGGGGGCCGACCTGAATGCCGAGGATCCGCTGGGTAACAGCGCCGCGCGTCTGGCCGCGGGCGAAATCCGTACCCCGGCGCCGCGCTGATCGTGTCCAGCTGAGCTATCATCGCGGTTTTTTCCGGGAGTTCAGATGGCCAAGGCAAAGCGCATGTACGGCTGCACCGAGTGCGGCTCGACCTTCCCCAAGTGGGCCGGCCAATGCGGCGAATGCGGGGCCTGGAACACCCTGACCGAAACCCTGGTGGAAAGTGGCGGTGCCGCTGCCCCCAGCGGTCGTACCGGCTGGGCCGGGCAGCAGGCGCAGATCAAGACGCTGGCCGAAGTCAGTGTCGAAGAAATTCCACGTTTCTCCACCGCGTCCGGCGAGCTGGATCGGGTGCTCGGTGGCGGCCTGGTCGACGGCTCGGTGGTGTTGATCGGCGGTGATCCGGGGATCGGCAAGTCGACGATCCTTCTGCAAACCCTGTGCAACCTCGCAACCCGGATGCCGGCGCTCTATGTCACGGGCGAAGAATCCCAGCAGCAAGTGGCCATGCGCGCTCGACGTCTGGGCTTGCCGCAAGATCAACTGCGAGTCATGACCGAAACCTGCATCGAAACCATCATCGCCACGGCACGGGTGGAAAAACCCAAGGTCATGGTGATCGACTCGATCCAGACGATTTTCACCGAGCAACTGCAATCGGCACCGGGCGGCGTTTCTCAGGTTCGCGAAAGCGCGGCATTGCTGGTGCGTTACGCGAAACAAAGCGGCACGGCGATTTTCCTCGTCGGCCACGTGACCAAAGAAGGCGCGTTGGCGGGGCCCCGAGTGCTGGAACACATGGTCGACACGGTGCTGTATTTCGAAGGCGAGTCGGATGGACGCTTGCGTCTGTTGCGAGCGGTGAAAAACCGCTTCGGTGCGGTCAACGAGTTGGGCGTGTTCGGTATGACCGACAAGGGTTTGAAAGAGGTCTCCAACCCTTCGGCGATTTTCCTCACCCGCGCGCAGGAAGAAGTGCCGGGCAGCGTAGTGATGGCGACGTGGGAAGGCACGCGACCGATGCTGGTGGAAGTTCAGGCTCTGGTGGACGACAGCCACCTGGCCAACCCGCGCCGTGTCACCCTCGGCCTGGATCAGAATCGCCTGGCCATGCTGTTGGCGGTGCTGCACCGTCATGGAGGCATACCGACTCACGACCAGGACGTGTTCCTCAACGTGGTCGGCGGGGTCAAGGTGCTGGAGACGGCGTCCGATCTGGCGTTGATGGCAGCCGTGATGTCCAGCCTGCGCAATCGGCCATTGCCACATGATCTGTTGGTGTTTGGTGAGGTTGGCTTGTCTGGTGAAGTGCGGCCGGTGCCAAGCGGTCAGGAGCGCTTGAAGGAAGCCGCCAAGCACGGCTTCAAACGCGCCATCGTGCCCAAGGGCAATGCGCCGAAGGAAGCGCCTGCCGGGTTACGGATCATCGCGGTGACGCGACTGGAACAGGCCCTGGACGCGTTATTTGAATAAACCCAGCCCTTGTAGGAGCAGTCTGCGGCAGCTCCTACAAGAGTGGTCTAATGTGGATCAGCGCACCCAGCTCCCGCTCAAGCTCGGCCTGATCGCCCGTGTTGAGTTCGACCAGCCGCCGCAGTTTGCTGACAGACTCCAGATCGATGTACCGACAGACGAAGCCTAACTGGTGGTTATTGTCATGGGACAGTTGCACATCCATGCGGATCTCGGTG
Proteins encoded in this window:
- the katB gene encoding catalase KatB, whose protein sequence is MTTAISRGAFSQRRVFGVLTASLLSFSVHAATLTRDNGAAVGDNQNSQTAGATGPVLLQDVQLIQKLQRFDRERIPERVVHARGTGAHGSFTVTDDLSDLTKAKVFAAGQTTPVFVRFSAVVHGNHSPETLRDPRGFATKFYTADGNWDLVGNNFPTFFIRDAIKFPDMVHAFKPDPRTNLDDDSRRFDFFSHVPEATRTLTELYSNSGTPASYREMDGNGVHAYKLVNTKGEVSYVKFHWKSLQGINNLDPQAVTKVQGQDYSHMTNDLVAHINKGDFPKWDLYIQVLKPQDLYKFDFDPLDATKIWPGIPERKVGQMVLNRNPANVFQETEQVAMAPANLVPGIEPSEDRLLQGRVFSYADTQLYRLGANALQLPINAPKVTVNNGNQDGAMNTGRSSGGVNYQPSRLESREEPQAARYSQSTLSGTTQQAKIQREQNFKQAGDLYRSFSKKERSDLIESFGGSLATTDDESKHIILSFLYKADPEYGTGVTKVAKGDLSRVKALADKLVD
- a CDS encoding ankyrin repeat domain-containing protein, producing the protein MRIYLCLFLASLASSVYAEPGADLTKDPVALKAQLQDYYFDAARRGDVPMLETFIEAGYSLETRDSKGYTALILAAYHGQSAAVERLLGAGANACAQDLRGNTALMGAIFKGEVQIARRLLATDCSPEQRNGAGQTAAMYAGLFKRVELLDALAAKGADLNAEDPLGNSAARLAAGEIRTPAPR
- the radA gene encoding DNA repair protein RadA, producing MAKAKRMYGCTECGSTFPKWAGQCGECGAWNTLTETLVESGGAAAPSGRTGWAGQQAQIKTLAEVSVEEIPRFSTASGELDRVLGGGLVDGSVVLIGGDPGIGKSTILLQTLCNLATRMPALYVTGEESQQQVAMRARRLGLPQDQLRVMTETCIETIIATARVEKPKVMVIDSIQTIFTEQLQSAPGGVSQVRESAALLVRYAKQSGTAIFLVGHVTKEGALAGPRVLEHMVDTVLYFEGESDGRLRLLRAVKNRFGAVNELGVFGMTDKGLKEVSNPSAIFLTRAQEEVPGSVVMATWEGTRPMLVEVQALVDDSHLANPRRVTLGLDQNRLAMLLAVLHRHGGIPTHDQDVFLNVVGGVKVLETASDLALMAAVMSSLRNRPLPHDLLVFGEVGLSGEVRPVPSGQERLKEAAKHGFKRAIVPKGNAPKEAPAGLRIIAVTRLEQALDALFE